In the genome of Polaribacter atrinae, one region contains:
- the gcvH gene encoding glycine cleavage system protein GcvH, protein MNLPSELKYTKDHEWIKIEGEVATVGITEFAQGELGDIVYVDVDTLDDTVEEGEVFGSVEAVKTVSDLFMPLTGEVIEFNEDLEDEPELVNADPYGKGWMIKIKISDSSQINDLLDAAAYKELIEG, encoded by the coding sequence ATGAATTTACCATCAGAATTAAAGTACACCAAAGACCACGAGTGGATTAAAATTGAAGGAGAAGTAGCAACTGTAGGTATTACAGAATTTGCACAAGGAGAGTTAGGAGACATCGTTTATGTAGATGTAGACACTTTAGATGATACTGTAGAAGAAGGAGAGGTTTTTGGATCTGTAGAAGCTGTTAAAACCGTTTCTGATTTATTTATGCCTTTAACAGGTGAAGTAATAGAATTTAATGAAGATTTAGAAGACGAACCAGAGCTTGTTAATGCAGATCCTTACGGTAAAGGTTGGATGATTAAAATTAAAATATCAGATAGTTCACAAATAAATGACTTATTAGATGCAGCAGCGTATAAAGAGCTTATTGAAGGATAA
- a CDS encoding VanZ family protein, whose protein sequence is MPKIETGINNVDKIYHFIAYFTLSITWLFSFYRKPSLKYVIIICCILFGIIIEVSQQTLTTYRTGDYKDALANTVGIILGFIVFNQILKKITVNSY, encoded by the coding sequence ATGCCTAAGATAGAAACAGGAATCAATAACGTTGATAAAATATATCATTTTATTGCTTACTTTACACTTTCTATAACGTGGTTATTCTCTTTTTATAGAAAACCATCTCTAAAATATGTTATTATTATTTGTTGTATTCTTTTTGGCATAATTATTGAAGTTTCACAACAAACATTAACTACATATAGAACAGGAGATTACAAAGATGCATTAGCAAATACGGTAGGTATCATCTTAGGATTTATTGTTTTTAATCAAATTTTGAAAAAAATTACAGTTAATTCATACTAA
- a CDS encoding energy transducer TonB — protein MEIKKNPKSNLENYSKIFMQIGLVLALFVTYAAIENKTYDKVIGDLGTVSMNADMEEETVITEKIEPIKPKTPPPPAPEKIEIVEDEKEVEETVIESTETDETEAVEVEEIVEIQEVEEVVEDVSFMIIEDVPVFPGCKGSKNELKACFSKMVQKHFSRKFDANLPNELGLSSGRKRVFIGFKIDKNGNIVDVNARAPHPKIKSEVISVMKQLPKMKPGKQRGKPVGVKYSIPFTLIVE, from the coding sequence ATGGAAATTAAAAAAAACCCGAAGTCAAATTTAGAAAATTACAGTAAAATTTTTATGCAAATAGGTTTGGTTTTAGCACTATTTGTAACTTACGCAGCTATAGAAAACAAAACTTATGATAAAGTTATTGGTGATTTAGGTACAGTAAGTATGAATGCTGATATGGAAGAAGAAACAGTAATTACTGAGAAAATAGAACCTATTAAACCTAAAACTCCACCACCACCAGCTCCAGAAAAGATAGAAATTGTAGAAGATGAGAAGGAAGTTGAAGAAACTGTAATTGAATCTACTGAAACAGATGAAACAGAAGCTGTAGAAGTTGAAGAAATTGTAGAAATTCAAGAAGTTGAAGAAGTTGTAGAGGACGTAAGTTTTATGATTATTGAAGATGTACCTGTATTTCCTGGATGTAAAGGAAGTAAAAACGAGTTAAAAGCTTGTTTTAGTAAAATGGTACAAAAGCACTTCTCCAGAAAATTTGATGCAAACTTACCAAATGAATTAGGATTATCTTCTGGTAGAAAAAGAGTATTTATCGGTTTTAAAATTGATAAAAACGGTAACATTGTTGATGTTAATGCAAGAGCTCCACACCCAAAAATTAAAAGTGAAGTTATTAGCGTAATGAAACAATTACCTAAAATGAAACCAGGAAAACAAAGAGGTAAACCAGTAGGTGTAAAATATAGTATTCCTTTTACTTTAATTGTAGAGTAA
- a CDS encoding toxin-antitoxin system YwqK family antitoxin: MKKILTLIALCIATIGYSQDKETTYTIEGDLVKATYYYEDGSISTEGYFKDKKLTGQWTRFDKEGNKTQIAKYKDGKKVGKWFVWNQEVLKEISYDNNAIVSVNLWKHESRLASNK; the protein is encoded by the coding sequence ATGAAAAAAATACTAACACTTATTGCTCTTTGCATAGCAACAATAGGATATTCTCAAGATAAAGAAACAACATATACCATAGAAGGAGATTTAGTGAAGGCTACTTACTATTATGAAGATGGGTCTATAAGTACAGAAGGTTACTTTAAGGATAAAAAATTAACTGGTCAATGGACGCGTTTTGATAAAGAAGGAAATAAAACTCAAATTGCTAAGTATAAAGATGGCAAAAAAGTAGGTAAGTGGTTTGTTTGGAATCAAGAGGTTTTAAAAGAAATCAGTTATGATAACAATGCAATAGTTAGCGTAAACTTATGGAAGCATGAATCTAGATTAGCTTCTAATAAATAA
- a CDS encoding mechanosensitive ion channel family protein translates to MDKYLEYLKGLIIEYTPKVLVALAILIIGLFVIKLLVKGAKKAMNKGGLDATLQTFLSNLIGWALKILLIIMVISKLGVETTSFAAIIAAAGLAVGLALQGSLANFAGGVLIMIFKPFKLGDFIEAQGESGTVKQIEIFTTKLNTTDNKEIIIPNGTLSNGNIVNYSTEDTRRVDFTFGVGYDSDIKKTKDLLYGILNNHPLILKTPAAAVNLSELGDSSINFFTRGWVKKEDYWTVKFEVMEQVKEALDEAGIDIPYPHRVNINKNE, encoded by the coding sequence ATGGATAAATATCTTGAATATTTAAAAGGGTTAATAATTGAGTATACTCCAAAAGTTTTAGTAGCGTTAGCAATTCTAATTATTGGTTTATTTGTTATAAAACTGTTGGTTAAAGGCGCTAAAAAAGCAATGAATAAAGGTGGTTTAGACGCTACGCTTCAAACTTTTTTAAGTAACTTAATTGGTTGGGCACTAAAAATATTATTAATTATAATGGTTATTTCTAAACTAGGAGTAGAAACAACCTCTTTTGCAGCAATTATAGCAGCTGCTGGTTTAGCTGTAGGTTTAGCACTACAAGGATCTCTTGCTAATTTTGCAGGTGGTGTTTTAATTATGATTTTTAAACCTTTTAAACTAGGTGATTTTATAGAAGCACAAGGTGAAAGCGGAACTGTAAAACAAATTGAAATTTTTACAACTAAATTAAATACAACAGACAATAAAGAAATTATAATTCCTAATGGAACTTTATCTAATGGTAATATTGTTAACTATAGCACAGAAGATACTCGTCGTGTAGATTTTACTTTTGGAGTTGGTTATGATTCTGATATTAAGAAAACAAAAGATCTTCTTTATGGCATTCTAAACAACCATCCATTAATTTTAAAAACTCCTGCTGCTGCAGTTAATTTATCTGAATTAGGGGACAGTTCTATCAATTTCTTTACCAGAGGTTGGGTTAAAAAAGAAGACTATTGGACAGTTAAGTTTGAAGTTATGGAACAAGTAAAAGAGGCACTAGATGAAGCAGGAATTGATATTCCTTATCCACACAGAGTAAACATCAATAAAAACGAATAA
- the tsaB gene encoding tRNA (adenosine(37)-N6)-threonylcarbamoyltransferase complex dimerization subunit type 1 TsaB, with protein sequence MTIILNIETATKNCSVSIAKDGVVLVIKELNNGNYSHAEVLHPFILDVLQEAKVTTEEIDAVAVSKGPGSYTGLRIGVSAAKGLCFAFDKPLISIKTLESLAHAVSVDKGVIIPMLDARRMEVYAAVYDENYKQIRDIKAEIIDENSFSEYLETNTVYFLGDGAHKCKEVITHKNAVFVDNKFPSAKEMAQLSFDKYKKNDIEDVAYFEPFYLKDFVVIPEKKKKPTF encoded by the coding sequence TTGACAATTATCCTTAACATAGAAACCGCAACCAAGAACTGCTCTGTAAGTATTGCAAAAGACGGAGTCGTTTTAGTTATTAAAGAATTAAATAACGGCAATTATTCGCACGCAGAAGTATTGCATCCTTTTATTTTAGATGTTTTACAAGAAGCAAAAGTAACTACAGAAGAAATAGACGCTGTAGCTGTTAGTAAAGGTCCTGGTTCTTATACGGGTTTAAGAATAGGCGTTTCTGCCGCAAAAGGGCTTTGTTTTGCTTTTGATAAGCCATTAATCTCAATTAAAACATTAGAATCTTTAGCACATGCTGTTTCTGTAGATAAAGGTGTTATTATACCTATGCTAGATGCTAGAAGAATGGAAGTCTATGCAGCTGTTTATGATGAGAATTATAAACAGATTAGAGATATAAAGGCAGAAATTATAGACGAAAACTCTTTTTCTGAATACTTAGAAACAAATACCGTTTATTTTTTAGGTGATGGAGCTCATAAATGTAAAGAGGTAATTACGCATAAAAATGCTGTTTTTGTCGATAATAAGTTTCCTTCTGCCAAAGAAATGGCACAATTATCTTTTGATAAGTACAAAAAAAACGACATCGAAGATGTCGCTTATTTTGAACCTTTTTATTTAAAGGACTTTGTTGTAATTCCAGAAAAGAAAAAGAAACCTACTTTTTAA
- a CDS encoding TolC family protein, whose amino-acid sequence MKTKLILFVAFLTTIATFSQKQWTLKECVDQALEKNISIQQNKLSLELAKKDVAIAKGNFLPNLNLSTGGRFNAGLSSDENGVLKNTNNFSSSLSLSGGGIIFNGFRNTNTYKQAQLGVASSLLDLKKIENDISLFVVNGYLNILFAKENLNAVKVQYEISKKQIEAAESRFNSGVIAKGELLNTQSTAATDLQNVIAQENALDLALLNLAQLLQVPVQNFDIASIDVGTPTSTLLFKNSDDVYQKSLEEMPEIERAKLAIENADLNIDISKGAFLPTLSYSLSSGNSYYHQFNNLLPNQTNSSFFAQFEDRLQHGLGISLSIPIFNRFQTKNSVAKSIINKEISETQLESEKLNLKQTIEQSFLDVKSALKTFEASNISLDAQKEAFKNAQERYNYGTITLFDFDQVRTRLVNAEATMIRSKYDYVFKTKVLQFYSGELILE is encoded by the coding sequence TTGAAAACTAAACTTATCCTTTTTGTAGCTTTTTTAACTACTATTGCTACTTTTTCTCAGAAACAATGGACACTTAAAGAATGTGTAGATCAAGCTTTAGAAAAAAATATTTCTATTCAACAAAATAAATTAAGCTTAGAGTTAGCAAAAAAAGATGTTGCTATTGCTAAGGGAAATTTTTTACCAAACTTAAACCTTTCTACTGGTGGAAGATTTAATGCTGGTTTATCTTCAGATGAAAATGGAGTATTAAAAAACACAAACAATTTCTCGTCTAGTTTAAGTTTATCTGGTGGCGGAATTATTTTTAATGGTTTTAGAAATACTAATACTTACAAACAAGCTCAGTTAGGTGTTGCATCTAGTTTATTAGATTTAAAGAAAATTGAAAATGATATTTCTTTATTTGTAGTAAATGGATATTTAAATATATTATTTGCTAAAGAAAATTTAAATGCTGTTAAAGTTCAATATGAAATTAGTAAAAAACAAATTGAAGCTGCAGAAAGTAGATTTAATTCTGGTGTAATTGCTAAAGGAGAACTTTTAAACACACAGTCTACAGCTGCTACAGATTTACAAAATGTTATTGCACAAGAAAATGCTTTAGACTTGGCGTTGTTAAACTTAGCACAGCTATTACAAGTTCCTGTTCAAAATTTTGATATTGCTTCTATAGATGTAGGTACACCAACATCAACTTTATTGTTTAAAAACTCTGATGATGTATATCAAAAATCATTAGAAGAAATGCCAGAAATAGAAAGAGCTAAATTGGCTATTGAAAATGCAGATTTAAATATTGATATTTCTAAAGGGGCATTTTTACCTACTTTATCATATTCTTTAAGTTCTGGTAATTCTTATTACCATCAATTTAACAACCTATTACCAAACCAAACCAACTCTTCTTTTTTCGCTCAGTTTGAAGACAGATTACAACACGGATTGGGTATTTCTCTTAGTATTCCTATTTTTAATAGATTCCAAACTAAAAATAGTGTGGCTAAGTCTATCATTAATAAAGAAATTTCTGAAACTCAGTTAGAGAGTGAGAAATTAAATTTAAAGCAAACCATAGAACAATCCTTTTTAGATGTTAAGTCTGCTTTAAAAACCTTTGAAGCTTCTAATATTTCTTTAGATGCACAAAAAGAAGCTTTTAAAAATGCACAAGAACGTTACAATTACGGAACCATTACTTTGTTTGATTTTGATCAAGTGAGAACACGTTTGGTAAATGCAGAAGCAACCATGATTCGTTCTAAATACGATTATGTTTTTAAAACAAAAGTATTGCAATTTTATTCTGGAGAATTAATTCTAGAATAA
- a CDS encoding DUF420 domain-containing protein, with protein MSNLAQEKKYKKIITGLSIVIPLAVAALFGVNLKDLGFNVEPLTFLPPIYASINGLTAVILIAAVIAIKKGNVKLHEQLNTVAIACSLIFLLLYIGYHMSSNSTSFGGEGVIKYVYYFILFTHIVLSIIVIPFVLTTYMRAKLGNFPQHKKIAKFTFPLWLYVAVTGVIVYLMISPYYV; from the coding sequence ATGAGTAATTTAGCACAAGAAAAAAAGTACAAGAAAATTATAACTGGTTTATCAATTGTAATTCCGTTAGCTGTTGCAGCTTTGTTTGGTGTTAATCTAAAAGATTTAGGCTTTAATGTAGAACCTTTAACATTTTTACCTCCAATTTATGCTTCTATTAATGGTTTAACAGCTGTTATTCTAATTGCTGCAGTAATTGCAATTAAAAAAGGAAATGTAAAATTACATGAGCAACTCAATACGGTAGCAATAGCATGTTCTCTTATTTTTCTATTGTTGTATATAGGATATCACATGAGCTCAAATTCTACATCTTTTGGTGGAGAAGGAGTTATAAAATACGTTTATTATTTTATTCTATTCACGCATATTGTTTTATCAATAATTGTAATTCCATTTGTACTCACAACCTATATGAGAGCAAAATTGGGTAATTTTCCACAACATAAAAAAATAGCCAAATTTACTTTTCCTTTATGGTTGTATGTTGCTGTTACTGGTGTAATTGTATATTTAATGATATCTCCTTATTATGTATAA
- a CDS encoding SCO family protein, which produces MNKKYSYIGVSFIILLFGIYVVRNIDSRINDNDLVQDDRLNKVDKKTTSTNDLYTFNKVPDFEFIDQNGITISNKDYKGKVHVVEFFFSTCPTICPLMNKKMVTIQNKFSSNTDFGIASFSITPDIDTQEVLKEYAKANQITHKNWHLLTGKSQDVVYDLANKGFKLYAGKGDEDHGGFEHSGLFALVDKEGNIRSRKDEYGNPIMYYRALTEQGFSDQVVELIEDIKILLNE; this is translated from the coding sequence ATGAACAAAAAGTATTCTTATATAGGTGTTTCATTTATTATTCTTTTATTCGGAATTTATGTTGTTAGAAATATAGACAGTAGAATAAATGACAATGATCTTGTTCAAGATGATAGATTGAATAAAGTAGATAAAAAAACAACAAGTACAAATGACTTGTACACATTTAATAAAGTTCCAGATTTTGAGTTTATAGATCAAAACGGTATTACTATCAGTAATAAAGATTATAAAGGAAAAGTGCATGTGGTTGAATTTTTCTTTTCTACTTGTCCAACCATTTGCCCTTTAATGAATAAAAAAATGGTAACAATTCAAAATAAGTTTTCTTCAAATACTGATTTTGGAATAGCTTCTTTTTCCATTACGCCAGATATCGACACACAAGAGGTTTTAAAAGAATATGCAAAAGCTAACCAAATTACTCATAAAAACTGGCACCTATTAACAGGTAAGAGTCAAGATGTAGTGTATGATTTAGCTAATAAAGGATTTAAATTATACGCAGGTAAAGGAGATGAAGATCATGGTGGTTTTGAGCATTCTGGCTTATTTGCATTGGTAGATAAAGAAGGTAACATTAGATCTAGAAAAGATGAATACGGTAACCCAATTATGTATTATAGGGCTTTAACAGAACAAGGTTTCTCTGATCAAGTAGTAGAATTAATAGAAGATATTAAAATTTTGTTGAATGAGTAA
- a CDS encoding cytochrome C oxidase subunit IV family protein, with amino-acid sequence MAHAHESNTKRIWVVLVLLTVITTVEVVLGIIKPASLHLTSILGTSPLNWIFIILTLVKAYYITWAFMHMEAEHKWLRRSVVWTSVFLICYLLTLLLIEGSYLHSVLAPLVKW; translated from the coding sequence ATGGCACACGCACACGAATCAAACACAAAAAGAATCTGGGTAGTTTTAGTACTTTTAACAGTTATAACTACTGTTGAGGTTGTACTTGGTATTATAAAACCAGCATCTTTACACCTTACCAGTATTTTAGGTACAAGCCCTTTAAACTGGATATTTATCATTTTAACATTAGTTAAGGCTTATTACATTACTTGGGCATTTATGCATATGGAAGCAGAACATAAATGGTTAAGACGTTCTGTAGTTTGGACCTCTGTTTTCTTAATCTGTTATTTATTAACACTCCTCTTAATAGAAGGTAGTTATTTACATAGCGTTTTAGCACCACTTGTAAAATGGTAA
- a CDS encoding cytochrome c oxidase subunit 3, which yields MEANIAIPTDGKDTWSGGGQKPLGASYGKMMMWFFIVSDALTFSGFLAAYGLTRFKFIDSWPIADEVFTHFPGLHGVHAPMYYVALMTFILIISSVTMVLAVDAGHQMKQKRVAWYMFATIIFGIIFIGSQAWEWKNFINGTYGAVKTTDGRLLQFVKDGHQIALSDIVVGERTDGRIQHERENGLWFEKEEAIASYSIAQIQEAYKSNSDVLIRSELIDPATKQKIILSREEGMAQLAKTKMVVEGANLEVNEYGNTIFADFFFFITGFHGFHVLSGIIINIIIFFNVVLGTYERRGHYEMVEKVGLYWHFVDLVWVFVFTFFYLV from the coding sequence ATGGAAGCAAATATTGCTATACCTACAGATGGTAAAGATACTTGGAGTGGTGGTGGACAAAAACCACTAGGAGCAAGTTATGGTAAAATGATGATGTGGTTTTTTATCGTTTCTGATGCTTTAACCTTTTCAGGGTTTTTAGCCGCTTACGGTTTAACACGATTTAAATTTATAGATTCTTGGCCAATTGCCGATGAAGTCTTTACTCACTTTCCTGGTTTACATGGTGTACATGCGCCAATGTATTATGTGGCGTTAATGACATTTATTCTTATTATTTCTTCTGTAACAATGGTTTTAGCCGTTGATGCAGGTCATCAAATGAAACAAAAAAGAGTAGCTTGGTATATGTTTGCTACTATTATTTTTGGAATTATTTTTATCGGTTCTCAGGCTTGGGAGTGGAAAAACTTTATCAATGGTACTTATGGTGCTGTAAAAACTACAGATGGTAGACTTTTACAATTTGTAAAAGATGGACATCAAATAGCTTTATCTGATATTGTTGTAGGTGAAAGAACAGACGGAAGAATTCAACACGAAAGAGAAAATGGATTGTGGTTTGAGAAAGAAGAGGCGATTGCTTCATATTCTATTGCTCAAATACAAGAAGCATACAAATCTAATTCAGATGTTTTAATTCGTTCTGAATTGATTGACCCAGCAACAAAACAAAAGATTATTCTTTCTAGAGAAGAAGGAATGGCGCAATTAGCCAAAACAAAAATGGTTGTTGAAGGGGCTAACCTAGAAGTTAATGAATATGGAAATACCATTTTTGCAGATTTCTTTTTCTTTATCACCGGTTTTCACGGATTTCACGTACTTTCTGGAATTATCATTAATATCATTATCTTCTTTAACGTAGTACTAGGTACTTATGAACGTAGAGGACATTATGAAATGGTAGAGAAAGTAGGATTATATTGGCACTTTGTAGATTTAGTTTGGGTATTTGTATTCACATTCTTCTACTTAGTTTAA
- a CDS encoding cytochrome c oxidase subunit 3: MIREQTLEQELAIAKKKSAKPMLWISMISMVMFFAGLTSAYVISMERDDWVTFNLPQSFYISTILIVTSSITLFFSQKFLKNDKRQLSLVFVVITLLLGVGFVWQQYVGFNQLKSVGLFFTGPESTVSTSFIIGITFMHVLHLLAGLLVLLVVIYNHFKYKYKSDNMLGFELGAIFWHFVDILWIYLFFFFYFIR, encoded by the coding sequence ATGATTAGAGAACAAACATTAGAACAAGAATTAGCGATTGCTAAGAAAAAATCTGCAAAACCTATGTTGTGGATTTCCATGATTAGTATGGTTATGTTTTTTGCAGGATTAACAAGTGCTTATGTAATAAGTATGGAAAGAGATGATTGGGTTACTTTTAATTTGCCGCAATCATTTTATATAAGTACAATATTAATTGTAACAAGTAGTATTACGCTTTTTTTCTCGCAAAAATTCTTAAAAAATGATAAAAGACAACTCTCTTTAGTGTTTGTTGTGATTACTTTATTGTTAGGAGTAGGGTTTGTTTGGCAACAATATGTAGGCTTTAATCAGTTAAAAAGTGTAGGGTTGTTTTTTACAGGACCAGAGAGTACTGTATCAACATCATTTATAATAGGTATTACATTTATGCACGTTTTACACCTGTTAGCAGGTCTTCTAGTGCTTTTGGTTGTTATTTATAATCATTTTAAATACAAATACAAATCAGACAATATGCTTGGGTTTGAACTAGGTGCAATCTTTTGGCATTTTGTAGATATACTATGGATTTATCTATTTTTCTTTTTCTATTTTATTAGGTGA
- the cyoE gene encoding heme o synthase, producing the protein MESTVITDNKISMQAIISDFKQLTKVGLSLSVVFSSVAGYLLAIDVVNYFTLLLLAIGGFFMVGASNAFNQIIEKDTDLIMKRTQNRPLPTGRMSVNVALTIAILFTIFGLSILYSINAKTALFGAISIFLYTSVYTPLKSVTPLSVFVGAIPGAIPFMLGWVAATNQFGMEAGFLFMIQFFWQFPHFWAIGWLQHEEYQKAGFNMLPMGQKNKGAVKQIIFYTVIMILVSISPVLKLSGAFYIHPITAVIVALLGIYMLYFGVKLHKSEDNIDARKLMLSSVLYITVVQIVYVVDKFLH; encoded by the coding sequence ATGGAATCAACAGTAATTACAGACAATAAAATATCTATGCAAGCTATAATTTCAGACTTTAAACAACTTACAAAAGTTGGTTTGTCATTAAGTGTTGTCTTTTCTTCCGTTGCCGGTTATTTATTAGCCATAGATGTTGTAAATTATTTTACACTTCTTTTATTAGCTATTGGAGGTTTTTTTATGGTTGGTGCATCAAATGCATTTAATCAAATAATAGAAAAAGACACAGATCTTATAATGAAACGTACGCAAAATAGACCTTTACCAACTGGTAGAATGTCTGTTAATGTTGCGCTTACAATTGCAATTTTATTTACCATTTTTGGGTTATCAATCTTATATAGTATAAATGCTAAAACAGCGTTGTTTGGCGCTATTTCAATATTTTTATATACAAGTGTTTACACACCTTTAAAATCAGTAACACCGTTGTCTGTTTTTGTAGGTGCCATTCCAGGAGCAATCCCTTTTATGTTAGGTTGGGTAGCAGCTACCAATCAATTTGGTATGGAAGCAGGTTTTTTATTTATGATTCAGTTTTTCTGGCAATTTCCACATTTTTGGGCTATTGGTTGGTTACAACATGAAGAGTATCAAAAAGCAGGTTTTAATATGCTGCCAATGGGGCAAAAAAATAAAGGAGCCGTTAAACAGATTATCTTTTACACAGTAATAATGATACTAGTATCAATTTCTCCTGTATTAAAATTATCTGGAGCATTTTATATTCACCCAATAACAGCTGTAATTGTTGCTTTGTTAGGAATATATATGTTGTATTTTGGTGTTAAGTTACATAAAAGCGAAGATAACATTGATGCAAGAAAACTTATGTTGTCTAGTGTTTTATATATTACAGTAGTGCAAATTGTATACGTAGTTGATAAATTTTTACATTAA
- a CDS encoding acyltransferase: protein MIEYFAHETAVIDSDCSIGKDTKVWHFSHIMSHCVIGEQCNIGQNVVVSPEVVLGKNVKVQNNVSIYTGVICEDDVFLGPSMVFTNVINPRSAIKRKNEYQQTLVKKGASIGANATIICGNTIGEYALIGAGTVVTKEVLPFALVVGNPSKQIGWVSEYGHRLEFNKNGIAVCKESKEQYQLKNNTIIKL from the coding sequence TTGATAGAATATTTTGCACATGAAACGGCTGTAATAGATAGCGATTGCAGCATAGGGAAAGATACCAAGGTTTGGCATTTTAGTCATATTATGTCTCATTGTGTTATTGGTGAGCAATGTAATATTGGGCAGAATGTAGTGGTTTCTCCAGAAGTAGTTTTGGGTAAAAACGTAAAAGTGCAAAATAACGTTTCTATTTATACAGGCGTAATTTGCGAAGACGATGTCTTTTTAGGTCCTTCTATGGTTTTTACAAATGTAATTAATCCACGAAGTGCCATCAAAAGAAAAAACGAATACCAACAAACTTTAGTAAAAAAAGGGGCAAGTATTGGTGCAAATGCAACCATTATTTGTGGTAATACTATTGGTGAATATGCCCTTATTGGGGCAGGAACAGTAGTAACAAAAGAAGTTTTACCTTTTGCGCTTGTAGTTGGTAATCCATCTAAACAAATTGGTTGGGTAAGTGAATACGGACATCGATTAGAGTTTAATAAAAACGGAATAGCAGTCTGTAAAGAAAGTAAAGAACAATATCAATTAAAAAATAATACCATTATAAAGTTATAG
- the deoC gene encoding deoxyribose-phosphate aldolase codes for MKINQYLDATYLKTASQANLTEEENKQNVIDLIEEAILYDYKLIMIRAKYIPLAKEMLQEANKSILIGTVIGFHEGTYTTQEKLEEAQEAINLGADELDFVVNYQAFKRGEIDLVTNEITKGIALALDNNKVVKWIIEVAALSSKEIIVISRLIKEIVFTVFGEEKADKVFVKSSTGFFKTENNLPNGATFETMKLIAENAKPLKIKAAGGVRDYETAVKMVHLGVDRIGTSSSKEIVNKEQNSNSGY; via the coding sequence ATGAAAATCAATCAATATTTAGATGCTACTTACTTAAAAACAGCAAGTCAAGCCAATCTTACGGAAGAAGAAAATAAACAAAACGTTATTGATTTAATAGAGGAAGCTATTTTGTATGATTATAAGTTAATTATGATTCGTGCTAAATACATTCCTTTAGCTAAGGAAATGCTTCAAGAGGCAAATAAAAGTATTCTTATTGGAACTGTAATTGGTTTTCATGAAGGAACTTATACTACTCAAGAAAAATTAGAAGAAGCACAAGAAGCTATTAATTTAGGGGCAGATGAGTTAGACTTTGTTGTAAATTATCAAGCTTTTAAAAGAGGCGAAATAGATTTAGTTACCAATGAAATTACAAAGGGAATAGCCCTTGCTTTAGATAACAATAAAGTTGTAAAATGGATAATTGAAGTTGCTGCCTTATCAAGCAAAGAAATAATTGTAATTTCGCGCTTAATTAAAGAAATTGTTTTTACTGTTTTTGGAGAAGAAAAGGCAGATAAGGTTTTTGTAAAATCATCAACAGGTTTTTTTAAAACAGAAAATAATTTGCCTAATGGGGCAACCTTTGAAACGATGAAATTAATTGCAGAAAATGCAAAACCATTAAAAATAAAAGCGGCAGGTGGTGTAAGAGATTATGAAACTGCTGTAAAAATGGTTCATTTAGGAGTAGATAGAATAGGTACATCCTCTTCTAAAGAAATCGTTAATAAAGAACAAAACAGTAATTCAGGATACTAA